DNA sequence from the Thunnus albacares chromosome 22, fThuAlb1.1, whole genome shotgun sequence genome:
GCAGCAGCTCGGCTCACAGCTCCACTGGCTGTCGTGTCTGCTGAACAGCGTGGGAGAAACACAGATATTTAATGTGAGACTGCTTTATTCGGtctttttactggttttaaccACTGGGtccgtttgttttggagaggaggacacctctgtggataattcggctcctggtaaaaacctcATGAACgctgaacactgaaggaatcctaaccaGGAGAAGCTGACTGCAATGACTGCAATGGTAGTTGTttcacaatgaagacaacaactcccatgatcccacgctacttcaccATGTCATCAAACTCcgccatccatccatcttctccACATGTCGTCTCCTTCAGTACCACTTTGTTGATAAACCCATGAATTGGACTGAAGCTCAGACCTactgcagagagacatacacagacctggtcaccattgaaaacactgaagataTGAACCAACTCATCAACAAGGTTTCATCTGCTGGTAATAAGAGTCTGGTCTGGATTGGCCTGTACAGAGATCCTGACATTAACTGGTCTGATGGTAGTGACTACTCGTTCACCAGATGGAATGGCTCAGCTTCAGAATCactgatgaaaatgatgtgtggTGTGCAGGAATCAAACCAATGGACATTTATGTCCTGTGAAAAGAGATTTCcatttgtctgctacagcatcCCTCCTGGTGAGTAGTTTACTGTCCTTCAGTAGAAGCCAGAGAACGCAGGGCTCAACATTAAGGCTTGTCTGCTTGTCTGGGACAATTGGATTTTTAATAGGGCAAGTGGAAGAGAAATTTTCTCAAATTCAGAAACAGCATTTACACAAACTTTCATCACATTACAGCTGCAAACTCAGACTGGCCTCCTACCACAGGTGTGCTTGTTTTGAACACTGTATCCCCGTTTGAGACACGGAGACGACTGTTACTGTTGACATAGACCAACAAACCACCACCAGCTCCTGCTACGCAGgtgttcaaaacaaacaaaccctccaTGTTGAagctagcaggcagactggagctgCTTTCATGAGACAGACAAGTGAATCAGAGTCAagaggatcatatatgacacTAACTGACAAGTGCAGCATCAAATAATTAAtgtcagacaaaagacaacaaagtaaATAGCTAAAACAGCTATTCAGTGAAgcttaagtttttaaaattgaCATAAGTGTTGTTTTAACCATCCAGTTTATCAGgtgctgctgctttacattacagttatgTTAATGTAGCTGATAGTTTGGATAACTGGACTACTGAtgcattcccactgtgtgtcgtttgtccacaattacttTAATTAACatcatacaagttaaagttctgcttcatgaaggaatcaggagagaggagacagaagtgaggaagaatcgCAGGATGTAACgttaatggtgttgaaagaaaaacaaggagaaagtaaagaactgattcaagaaggaagaaaaagtttaaggaggaaagagaaacacagaggcagCCCAGgcgtcaggtgatggagagatatgaacaaattcaaagcaggagacagaaaaaaccCGTAGGGTGTGACCTACACCTGTAGATGAGCCActgttattcaaatataaacaaaaggacatcctaacaaaaaaagtcaaagcacaagatcTTTTAATACAGGTACTAACACTATGCAACAACGctattaacatgatgttttcttaaattcaaatttcttgatttggctttaaaTGTGAGCAAATTAATTCCCCTTTAGTCACTTTTGTTATTAagttatattacaaacattgatCTATATTAAGGACCATACAGACGGTGTGAGTATcgagatttgtttttaagatagaAACTGATTGGTCCACTTATCCATCTTTAAGGCCTacgtttatttatgtgttgtaaataaatattgttaatatttatttaatatttatttaccaaatttttgagcatttgtttcatttcagctcagtgtagagAAATACAACTGTACAGACAAACATTTACGTACATGACTATACTTTTTGCATATAACATGCAGCAGAACAGTGACTTTTGGTGTTGAATTTGCATAGATTTACCTAATATTAGAGTTTCTTTTTTGGCGTGAACCTCGGCACATAGAAGCCTCAGAGCAGCATCATGATGGAGAGGTTCTTGCTGGGTGTCCTGTATCTCTCaggtcagtgaaatatttaaacgGTATAATATATAACTTTTCTGCATTATAATGTCTAAAAAcgactagacctatgttatatattttattgagttGTGTACTGTGTAGTtgtgtttccaacaatgttcaaacccaaagaaatgcataattttaatcaaggcAACAGTCCATTTCATTTGGTCGGCAATCAACGGCGTCATATGCcctttgtgcatgtgtcagtgttgttgttgtctgcCAGAAGCAGTCATGTTATTTCATTATACTGTAGTACTCAAAAAAATGTTAGAGCCACCTTACATGTTAAAAAGTGGTGTTTTCCTCACAGGGCTCACAGGCTGGTCGATCTTCTCCACATGTCGTCTCCTTCAGTACCACTTTGTTGATAAACCCATGAATTGGAATGAAGCTCAGACCTactgcagagagacatacacagacctggccaccattgaaaacactgaagataTGAACCAACTCATCAACAAGGTTTCATCTGCTGGTAATAAGAGTCCGGTCTGGATTGGCCTGTACAGAGTCATTGATTGGAAGTGGTCAGATGGGTACAGAGGGAGTGGGGCTGAATATAGGAACTGGGCACCCAAAGAACCAAATTTAAGGGCTCGTGATCTCTGTGTATGGAGTAGAGGTGGAAATCAGTTATGGCAGGATGGTTTGTGCAAAGTTCCACATGTTTTCATCTGTTATAAAGGTAAGCACTAAGCAAAGCATTATTTCTTCTCTAATAATGATTATATTGAAGTTCAGGACTTCAACTCAAAGATTCATTTTTTCTCCCAATAACTTAACTGTAGGAACACAGCTGGAtcctgaatttgtttttgtgaatcaAAAAATGAACTGGTCCAGTGCTCAGAGGTACTGCAGGGAGAACTTCATAGACCTGGCCACTGTGAGGAACGACACTGAGAACAAGGAGGCTAACAAGGTGGTGCCGAGTGTAAGTGGGCCATGGATTGGCCTGTACAGAGATCGTGGCATTAACTGGTCTGATGGTAGTGACTTCTCGTTCACCAGATGGAATGGCTCAGCTTCAGAATCactgatgaaaatgatgtgtggTGTGCAGGAATCAAACCAATGGACATTTAAGTCCTGTGAAGAGAGATTTTCACCTGTCTGCTACAGCATCCCTCCTGGTGAGTAGTTTACTGTCCTTCAGTAGAAGCCAGAGAACGCAGGGCTCAACATTAAGGCTTGTCTGCTTGTCTGGGACAATTGGATTTTTAATAGGGCAAGTGGAAGAGAAATTTTCTCAAATTCAGAAACAGCATTTACACAAACTTTCATCACATTACAGCTGCAAGCTCAGACTGGCCTCCTACCGCAGTTAGTTGTAGCTTCTAGGAGCGCTTGTTTTGAACACTGTATCCCCGTTTGAGACACGGAGACGACTGTTACTGTTGACATGGACCAACAAACCACCACCAGCCCCTGCTACGCAGgtgttcaaaacaaacaaaccctccaTGTTGAagctagcaggcagactggagctgCTTTCATGAGACAGACGAGTGAATCAGAGTCAagaggatcatatatgacacTAACTGACAAGTGCAGCATCAAATAATTAAtgtcagacaaaagacaacaaagtaaATAGCTAAAACAGCTATTCAGTGAAgcttaagtttttaaaattgaCATAAGTGTTGTTTTAACCATCCAGTTTATCAGgtgctgctgctttacattacagtaatgttaatgtagctgaTAGTTTGGATAACTGGACTACTGAtgcattcccactgtgtgtCGTTTGTCCATAATTACTGTGATTAACatcatacaagttaaagttctgcttcatgaaggaatcaggagagaggagacagaagtgaggaagaatcgCAGGATGTAACGTTAAtgatgttgaaagaaaaacaaggagaaagtaaagaactgattcaagaaggaagaaaaagtttaaggaggaaagagaaacacagaggcagCCAAGGcatcaggtgatggagagatatgaacaaattcaaagcaggagacagaaaaaactGGTTGGGTGTGACCTACACCTGTAGATGAGCCACTGATCTGTACATATTTTAAGCACAAtttgttattcaaatataaacaaaGTCCATGACATACCTGCCTCATGACAAAACTAGTAGTTTCAGGGGTCCTACCAACCCTCCTGAAAAAAATCTTAGGGGGAACCCTGtcaatcatcattattaaacatcagaagCATGATCAGTGATTAATCTATTGAGTTCATATTAAATcagactttacaaagtgcttcgcAATTCAGGGTCAAATAAAAAGATCATTAGCAGGGAAGTAATGGCtttaataaaattcataaaCTGAATCATTTAGATATTGAAACTGTTTGAATGATTTCAAGTGTTTCCTTGTAAATTATAGCTATTTTTACCCAGACAAGTTACTTTTGTACCTGGACAAGTGACAGGTAAATTTACTCGTCTGAAGGACAAGTGCCTCGAAAACACATCGAGCCCTGGAATGCTGCGTAACTTTAgcataaatcatgtttgaatgtACACAGAAAGAATGTGCTCATTTGTTGTAATGAATCAGATATCATAGAACTAACTACGACAGCCAATTAATGATTCATTTCTCCTCTCGTTATGTGTCTCAACACCAGTAAAGAGGCAGGTAGTTAAGCTGAGGATGAAGGTGCAGGACTCCTCCGTGGATCTCAATGACCCTGCTGTGAAAGCAGACATCCTGAAAAAGGCAAGTCTCCAAAATCCAGACTGGGATGGGGGCTGAGAGTGTCTCAAACTGGTCTAGAATACTTGTTTACATGCTTATTCTGCTTGCTGTGTTTTGCCATTATGAAGTTTGATGATATCTAAAAACCAGTGGGGTTTCttagacacaacaacaacaaaatagagGGGATGAATGTTTCAAAATGGCTTCCATTTGTGTTTCCCAGTTGcaggacagactgaaggagcAAGGAGTGAGTGGAGTCGCCCTGAAGTGGAGAGACCAGCCTGATGGGAAAGTCTTCCACAAGGAGGAGAaagtagagaagaagaaaaaaagaaagaagactgagctctgaaattaaaagccAGCTTTACTTATCTGTAATCCATGTTGAATGTTGATTCTCTATCTGCTAACAATACACCATCATCAGCTTAACCATAACCTTTACTAAATCCTGTATAGAAGAGTTTTATCCTCCCTCATCAATatcactgtgtgaagtgtttcaatgaaattcagttttcttccaaataaaacatatgagatAAGTCTTTGGCTTcaagtttacagtgtgtgaagcaacctgataaaagcaacagacacacagttatggGTTCACATCCCAACATGACACATAGTCCTGCTTTTATTGGATAAAATCTGCCTAAATGGTGTCATTTATTGGGTGGGaagatggatggacagatggacagatggaaGATGGAAATATCTTGCTGCCAATATGTATCAATATGTCACATcgagggacagtgaatgacgtagacacacacacacacacacatgaacacacattatatatcaatcttaatgttggagaagtaccactccattcttcagagacatgctgtactctctggtttgcatctttgtggagaaagattcatactgcagcaggataatgatcccaaacacacctcaaagctttgGAACAACTTCcttgaagaccaaagaagaccaaaggagtcctgactgtcatggactttcctccacagtcacctgacctcaacctTGCTTTTTGGAATGTTGTCAAATCCTGCTGGGATAATGTGAGTCATCGGGTTTTGCACAAACTTGTGGAGTCCATGCCAGCTCGAGTGCATGTTGTCATTAAAGCAAAAGAGGGGAAATACTAAGATATTCTGATattcatgtacatttttcaaagatgacacttttcactcaaattgttaagctgatattatcatttgtaatgaaaGAAATAGTATTACAATcgaaacaaatgcaaaatagaagTATTTTGAGTAGAGGTCTCAGACTTTGGATCTCACTGTACATGTACATCCTTTTCTTTATGtaaacattctttttttttgttttgttcttaaAAGCCTCCGACTTCATTTTCTGGTGTCTCATCCTGTGTGGAATCTTAGGAAGCACTTGAGTTTGTTGGTAAACCAGAGATGGACATCACACTTTCTGCACTTTGAAtaagaaatacaatatatttgtatgCATCTATTCCACACTTTAGACCATAAAATGTACTTGTGTCCGTTATTGCCAGTGAGTAGTAGATAGCAAAAACATTAACCGCatcatcattttacacaataatacatcatcatcatttagaATGTCTTAACATTTACACTAACTGTCTAATTATGCCTCGGGCAACACATGAAAAATCACAGCTcagaaaaaataatcttatAAAATAGTCTTTAAACCatcatttcaattattttagTGATGAATGCACatgcttgtatttttttaaaggttatCTTGATTTCAAGGTGTTATACAGTCAAATATATCTGACCCTTTTCTAGCACTGTACTACATGTGGCTCCACTTCCTGAAGGTGTGTCCCATCtcaaaaatgcaacattataCCCACTTCAACTTCAtctgatttgtgtgtgtatatgtatatatatgtatatgtatttgcCTACCACTACTTTACTGCATATTGTTGCCTTGAGGCAGCAGGAAGTCTGTTGAGCCTCTCACTTATacatattgtcatttttcacacatATTTAACCTTGATCAGAAATTTCTATCAAATCACACACTTTCAGGAagtatttttcctctttctctacttttctcttgctttttgacttttcatttactttctactgaagaaatagtccaaATGAAAACTGATCACAGTGAATTCTGTCCAGAGTAATGAAGACTCCAGAGGGAGATGTTGCTGCTGACTTATCTGAATGCCACTTTTTCAACACTGTgagcaccaaaaaacaaacaaaaatttcATTCGCCTCTACTGTATAgaaggcagaaatctcagaacataaagacaaatacaactAAAACTCTGCATGCTAGATACGACTGGAGGtaagtgagaaataaaatatacacaacCAAAGTGTGACTCTGAACAAAACGCAGCCTCAAAATTGCACTGTGGGTACATGACAATGTTTAAGAGATAAACCTTTACATGCATGACAATACTTTTTGCATACAGCATGCAGCAGAACAGTGACTTGTGGTGTTGAATTTGCATAGATTTACCTAATATTAGAGTTTCTTTTTTGGCCTGAACCTCGGCACATAGAAGCCTCAGAGCAGCATCATGATGGAGAGGTTCTTGCTGGGTGTCCTGTATCTCTCaggtcagtgaaatatttaaaaggtATAATATATAACTTTTCTGCATTATAATGTCTAAAAAcgactagacctatgttatatattttattgagttgtgtacttacattatcccaaatgtttccaacaatgttcaaacccaaagaaatgcataattttaatcaaggcAACAGTCCATTTCATTTGGTCGGCAGTCAACGGCGTCATATGCcctttgtgcatgtgtcagtgttgttgttgtctgcCAGAAGCAGtcatattatttcattattctgtaatactcaaaaaaatgttggaGCCACCTTACATGTTAAAAAGTGGTGTTTTCCTCACAGGGCTCACAGGCTGGTCAATCTTCTCCACATGTCGTCTCCTTCAGTACCACTTTGTTGATAAACCCATGAATTGGACTGAAGCTCAGACCTactgcagagagacatacacagacctggtcaccattgaaaacactgaagataTGAACCAACTCATCAACACAGTTTCATCTGCTGGTAATAAGAGTCTGGTCTGGATTGGCCTGTACAGAGATCCTGACATTAACTGGTCTGATGGTAGTGACTACTCGTTCACCAGATGGAATGGCTCAGCTTCAGAATCactgatgaaaatgatgtgtggTGTGCAGGAATCAAACCAATGGACATTTATGTCCTGTAAAAAGAGATTTTCATCTGTCTGCTACAGCATCCCTCCTGGTGAGTAGTTTATTGTCCTTCAGTAGAAGCCAGAGAACGCAGGGCTCAACATTAAGGCTTGTCTGCTTGTCCGGGACAATTGGATTTTTAATAGGGCAAGTGGAAGAGAAATTTTCTCAAATTCAGAAACAGCATTTACACAAACTTTCATCACATTACAGCTGCAAGCTCAGACTGGCCTCCTACCGCAGGAGCGCTTGTTTTGAACACTGTATCCCCGTTTGAGACACGGAGGCGACTGTTACTGTTGACATGGACCAAcaaaccaccaccaccccctGCTGCGCAGgtgttcaaaacaaacaaaccctccgTGTTGAagctagcaggcagactggagctgCTTTCATGAGACAGACGAGTGAATCAGAGTCAagaggatcatatatgacacTAACTGACAAGTGCAGCATCAAATAATTAAtgtcagacaaaagacaacaaagtaaATAGCTAAAACAGCTATTCAGTGAAgcttaagtttttaaaattgaCATAAGTGTTGTTTTAACCATCCAGTTTATCAGgtgctgctgctttacattacagttatgTTAATGTAGCTGATAGTTTGGATAACTGGACTACTGAtgcattcccactgtgtgtcgtttgtccacaattactgtgATTAACatcatacaagttaaagttctgcttcatgaaggaatcaggagagaggagacagaagtgaggaagaatcgCAGGATGTAACGTTAAtagtgttgaaagaaaaacaaggaggaagtaaagaactgattcaagaaggaagaaaaagtttaaggaggaaagagaaacacagaggcagCCAAGG
Encoded proteins:
- the LOC122974508 gene encoding snaclec stejaggregin-B subunit beta-1-like — encoded protein: MMERFLLGVLYLSGLTGWSIFSTCRLLQYHFVDKPMNWTEAQTYCRETYTDLVTIENTEDMNQLINTVSSAGNKSLVWIGLYRDPDINWSDGSDYSFTRWNGSASESLMKMMCGVQESNQWTFMSCKKRFSSVCYSIPPGE